CAGCTGCTACAAACAGAGCGTATTCCTCATTGACACGAAACAGGATCGACTTGGCGATTTGGCCAATCTCTACACCCAATGCCGTCGCAGCCTCCTCCGAAGTCTTCATCGGCTCAGGAAAAAGAAGTGGCACAAGCGAAGGCTCGTACTGCTGTACATAACGCTCGACTCTCTCTAGTGGACTCCTATTCATCGTCTACCCTCGCTTTCTATAGATTAACGTAAAAGCGGGATGCCCTGGTAAAGGACAACCCACTTTAGTTATTCGGACACATACACGGTGTCCCCTTCTGCGAGCATACCTGGTGTGATGACCGAAGCGTACACGCCAAAGTGATTGTCATGTCGCTTCACACAAGTCTTCAACACGGCAGGATTCATTTTCAGCGTATCGGGATCGATGTTGACGTACATGCAGCGCTCGCAATGCCGGTTTACCTGCAAAACGACATCATTGATCCGAATCTGTTTGCCGATCCAGTGATCTTCCGCGAAAGGCTCATCGTCCTCCAGTACGACGACGAGATTTCCCCGAAATCTTCTCGGATCCAGCTCATCTTCCCCGATCAGCCGCGCGATTTCACGCAGCGATGCATCGGTCACGAGCAGAATATGATCCTCCCAGTTCTTGCCGCCTTCCAGGGGTGTGCTTCTACCGGGCTGGATCGGTCGTTTGGCTGTCTCTGCTACATGCGAGAACAGCGATTCCCCCCACGTATGGGTACTCCCGTCTTTTGCCACGACGTACACCTCGGGATATTGCTGACTCGTCGATTCCTCTGTAAAGGTCGCGGTGTAACCGAGAAGCGCGGGTACGACGTCAGCACTGAGAAATTTACCATTGCGAGATTCGTCCAGGAAGTAGTAGCCTCGGTCTCCATATAAGCCAAAGGCATCCACCTGACATTGCGTCAGCTGTTCCCCGCGCATCGCCTTTACCGGATGACGAAAGATGCTTTGTAGTCTCCCCACTTGTTTCACGAACTTCTCTCCCCTTTGTCATTTCTCTATCCTTTGATAAATGAATTACGTACGCGGCTCCAAAAGGTCAGTCGCTTGTAACGGGCAAACTTCACTTTTTCCTGACCGACTCTACAAGAAATGGAACGAACGTCCTTCCAGATGTCCTGCTCACGATCCAACCCAATCATAATCTCCGGATTCATGACGATAAGCTCCACTTCATGGTGCTTGGGTAAGACCAGCGAGCTGTTGATTGTCCGATACGCCTGATTGTTGATGGAGGCGATCTCGGAGAGCTGAATCGCTTCGATCGATGGGTGTACGATAGCTCCATCTACTGCCTTGTTGTAAGCCGTGCTGCCTGATGGGGATGAGACGATCAATCCATCTCCGCGAAATGTCTCCAGCTCGTCACCGTTGATGTAGACACATGTCACCAACGTAGAGAGCGAAGCATTGCGCAAGACGAGTTCGTTTAACGCCCATTTGTCATAGACCTTCCCATCTCGCATCGTGATGCGGCACTCCACAATCGGATATTCTACGATGGCTGGTTGGGCTTGCTGCACCAATCGCTGTACGAATTCATCGAGCTCTTCGGGTCGCCAGTCGGCATAAAATCCCAGGTGACCGGTATGAATCCCTACGTAAGATGGCTCAATGCCATATTGATGGACAGCTTCCAGCAGCGTTCCGTCGCCGCCAATCGAGAGCACCATGTCTGGATGATCATCGGGCCCATCCACAAACTGGTACGGGCTGTCCGTCGCCCCAAGCTTCTCTTTCAAAGCATGTTCTACTTCCCTTGTATAGTCGTCATTTCGCAGTACAGTCGCAATCTTCATGCTGATCTGCCCTCACTTTTATCCTTGCAAGCTCCAAAATCGCTTTTCTTTTTTTCTCACTATACCACATGAAATTGCCAGATGCATGGAAACTCCTTTTCCCTACCAACGATCTTCCTGAAAGGCTTGATTACGAAATTCCTCTAGCCTCCTGAGCGTGGCTGGGGACAAGTCATCTGGGAGCTGATCCCACTGAAAAAACTGCATCTCAGCCACTTCCCCATCATTTCTAGCCCGCTTCTCGTCGATGCGTCCATCCGTGATATGGAAGAGTGCAATGTGATCACGCTTGCCTTCTCGTTCACTGTAAAAGAGATGGCACAACCTGATTTTCCCCGCCAGTACTCCGCATTCTTCTAGCAGTTCCCTACGAGCGGCAGCGAAAAAAGACTCCCCTCTTTCCACCCCTCCGCCAGGCAGATACCATCCCTCCACGTAGGTGTGGCGAATTAACAACACGCCTTTTTGCTCATCTGTCACGATCGCTCTGACCCCAAGGGTGATCGGCTTGCGAATTTTCCAATACCATCTTTGCCATGAATGGTACCATGCCATGGTTTCTCCTCTCCCGTGCTTTTATTTTGTATGATCGGAATGGATAAAGACTCTATGATTGATAGTATAAGCACGACAATGACTTCCTGCGCCAAGGCTCGGCAAAATCATTCCCTGCACGACAAGGAAAAGGCGGGCCTCTCAACGGGCCCACCTTCTACGCCAGGCGATTTTCCAGTTCTTTGACGATGGCCTCTGCTTTGCGCATCCAGCGAGAATCCACCTCTGCGTCCTTGTCCAGCGGCTCTTGAAACTGGTTCATTGCTGAAGAAGCTAACGGTTCGTAATATCCGATATCCTGCTCCACACCAGTCTGGTAGACATGCTTGAGCACAAAGGGATGCCCCAGCTCAATCC
This is a stretch of genomic DNA from Brevibacillus choshinensis. It encodes these proteins:
- a CDS encoding MOSC domain-containing protein, which encodes MKQVGRLQSIFRHPVKAMRGEQLTQCQVDAFGLYGDRGYYFLDESRNGKFLSADVVPALLGYTATFTEESTSQQYPEVYVVAKDGSTHTWGESLFSHVAETAKRPIQPGRSTPLEGGKNWEDHILLVTDASLREIARLIGEDELDPRRFRGNLVVVLEDDEPFAEDHWIGKQIRINDVVLQVNRHCERCMYVNIDPDTLKMNPAVLKTCVKRHDNHFGVYASVITPGMLAEGDTVYVSE
- a CDS encoding NAD kinase, which translates into the protein MKIATVLRNDDYTREVEHALKEKLGATDSPYQFVDGPDDHPDMVLSIGGDGTLLEAVHQYGIEPSYVGIHTGHLGFYADWRPEELDEFVQRLVQQAQPAIVEYPIVECRITMRDGKVYDKWALNELVLRNASLSTLVTCVYINGDELETFRGDGLIVSSPSGSTAYNKAVDGAIVHPSIEAIQLSEIASINNQAYRTINSSLVLPKHHEVELIVMNPEIMIGLDREQDIWKDVRSISCRVGQEKVKFARYKRLTFWSRVRNSFIKG
- a CDS encoding NUDIX domain-containing protein, whose amino-acid sequence is MAWYHSWQRWYWKIRKPITLGVRAIVTDEQKGVLLIRHTYVEGWYLPGGGVERGESFFAAARRELLEECGVLAGKIRLCHLFYSEREGKRDHIALFHITDGRIDEKRARNDGEVAEMQFFQWDQLPDDLSPATLRRLEEFRNQAFQEDRW
- a CDS encoding YugN family protein, which gives rise to MKPIQSSLPGTKGTFGYFRETLQPNFTLANWDYEQGYFDRALDDQNMVFLRLPIKVLQGELDSADAWIELGHPFVLKHVYQTGVEQDIGYYEPLASSAMNQFQEPLDKDAEVDSRWMRKAEAIVKELENRLA